The following nucleotide sequence is from Halorussus caseinilyticus.
GGAGTCTCTGGGCGTCGGGGAAACACGTCGTTGGACGGACTGAACGGACGAAACGGTCGCACCGGTTTATTCGGCTGTCCGGCCTACGAGATAACGCCCCGACGGACGCGACGGGGGCGCGTTCGGCGGGCGAGAATTTCGAAAACGGCACGACCGGACCTGCGGGGGACCGCTACGCGGGGGGACCGACGAACGGCCACGAGCGCGCGCACGAGGGTCGGACTAAACGGGGGAGGTTGGTTCGACCCCGTGCGGGCACGACTGGAGGACGGCCGATTCGCGGCCCACACCCGCTCGCGCGGCGACCCGAGCCGTCTTTGGAGTGTTTCCGACCGACCCCGGCAGACGACGACACCACTGCCGGGGGCCGATTTTCACCGCTTTCGACGGCGACCGTTAGACAATCGTAGAGGATTCTTTCACATACATCTCGAAACGTCTAAGAACTATTATTGTTTGTCTAGGACTATCGAACGTTGCTCGAACGGGCGACGGTCCACCGACTCCGAGACCGTGGTCTCGCCGGAAGGAAACCGTTTTTCGCCCGCGTTCCGAACCCTCTCCCATGAACGTTCGAAAGGTGGCGGACCTCCGGCCCGACGACCGGCGGGCGCTGTTCGACCGCGACGCGGGCATCGAGGCGGTACGCGACGACGTGCGCGACATCATCGGTCGCGTCCGCGAGGAGGGCGACGTGGCCGTCCGGGAGTTCTGCGAGGAGTTCGACGGCGTGTCGGTCGGCAACCTCGACGTGACCGACGAGGCCGAACGCGCCTACGACGAGATAGACGACGACGTGCGCGAGTCGATAGAGTCCGCGGCCGAGAACGTCCGGGAGTTCCACGAGGCCCAACTCCCCGACGACTGGCGACGGGAGTTCTCCGAGGGCCGCGAGTTGGGGCGGCGCTTCCGACCCCTCGAACGCGTCGGCGTCTACGTCCCCGGCGGGGCCGCGGCCTACCCCTCCAGCGCGCTGATGGGCGTGATTCCCGCGAAGGTCGCTGGCGTCGAACAGGTCGCGGTGGCGACCCCGCCCGCCGAGGAGATGAACCCCGTGACGCTGGCCGCGATTCACGTCGCGGGCGCGGACCGCGTGTTCAACGTCGGCGGCGCGCAGGCCGTCGCCGCCCTCGCCTACGGTACCGAGCAAATCGACTGCGTGCAGAAAATCGTCGGTCCCGGAAACAAGTGGGTCACGGCCGCGAAAGCCGAGGTGCGTGGCGACGTGACTATCGACTTCCTCGCAGGACCGAGCGAAGTCCTCGTTCTCGCCGACGAGACGGCCAACCCCGCGTTCGTCGCTTCCGACCTCGTGGCGCAGGCCGAACACGACTCCGACGCCTCGGTGGTCGCCGTGACTCACCACGAAGAGACCGCCGAGGAAATCGCCGAGGAAGTCGAGACGCAGGTCGAGAACCGCGAACGCGCCGACATCGCACGCGAGGCGCTCGAAAGCGACGCCAGCGGCGTCCTGCTGGCCCGGTCGCCGAGCGAGGCGGTCCTGTTCGCCGAGGAGTACGCCGCCGAACACCTCTCGATTCAGGCCGACGACGACGAGGCGATTTTAGACCGCATCGACAGCGCCGGGAGCGTCTTCCTCGGCCCGTACACTCCGGTCGCGGCGGGCGACTACGC
It contains:
- the hisD gene encoding histidinol dehydrogenase, whose product is MNVRKVADLRPDDRRALFDRDAGIEAVRDDVRDIIGRVREEGDVAVREFCEEFDGVSVGNLDVTDEAERAYDEIDDDVRESIESAAENVREFHEAQLPDDWRREFSEGRELGRRFRPLERVGVYVPGGAAAYPSSALMGVIPAKVAGVEQVAVATPPAEEMNPVTLAAIHVAGADRVFNVGGAQAVAALAYGTEQIDCVQKIVGPGNKWVTAAKAEVRGDVTIDFLAGPSEVLVLADETANPAFVASDLVAQAEHDSDASVVAVTHHEETAEEIAEEVETQVENRERADIAREALESDASGVLLARSPSEAVLFAEEYAAEHLSIQADDDEAILDRIDSAGSVFLGPYTPVAAGDYASGTNHVLPTTGLAKLTGGLSVDTFLRETTVQRLDREALSDLGDTVTTLAEAEGLEAHAESVRKRFED